A segment of the Trifolium pratense cultivar HEN17-A07 linkage group LG7, ARS_RC_1.1, whole genome shotgun sequence genome:
tctcttcaactttCTAGGAATAGTGATATTTTTCATGATCCTTCAAATACCAAAGGAAAAATTGGAAGCAATGCATgtggaaaaattaaaaaaccagAAACATGTCAATACATACATGTTTCAATTATACTGGTAGTATAGTATTACAATCTGTTACAACAACTGAGTAAAACAATCCCCCTAAAATGCTACTTATTTCCACACCCTATGTGATATGAGTTCCTTTGTTTTTTATGTGTAAAAATAATGACTTAATCAAGGATCAATATCTTTATCATGTGAGACAAAGTTAAAGTAATTAGAGTTAGTTAGACACTTATTAATAAAAAGGATGTTTTAGGAAAAGTTAAAGTTCCACTACCTAATCACTCAACTCAACACTTGCTCAATTATTTTCCTTGTATTTTCCATTCACCTTCCTTCATTCCCCAACTTTTCTTAGAAGTCTTTTGACAGTAATAATACATTCACTTTCTATGCCTATAAATACTGCTGTTATCATGTTTCCTTAGGTGAGAGGTTTGCCTTTGTTTGAGTAAACCCCTTTCACTAAGGTTTTGAAGCATTGAGGTGTTGGAAAATTTTATCGTGCGTCAATATTCAACTATGTAGACACAAGATATAAACTATTCATGTATCAATTGGTTCACAAAGTTGCAACAGCACCTATTCCTATATAAGTATTTGTGTATCAGCTTCTGATAAGAATTTATTCATATGTATCATATTAGACTCATAATTGTTGTAGCTAGTGTGAGGTCAGTTAAATTTCACATTGCTTAAAAAAGTGGAGGTCGAGACTTGAGCATATTTCAAAATGAATCAACATTCtaatattgaatttaaattGGCTAATAGTAGTAGGAAATAGGAATAGTGATATTTTTCATGATCCTtcaaatacaaaagaaaaaattggaaGCAATGCATGCCGAAAAATTTAAAAACCAGAAACATGTCAATACATACATGTTTCGATTATACTGGTAGTAGTATAGTATTACAATCTGGAAGTATAGCTAGTATTTCAACTGAGTAAAACAATCCCCCTAAAATGATACTTATTTCCACACTCTGTGATATGAGTTCCTTTGTTTTTTATGTGTAGAAATAATGACTTAATCAAGAATCAATATATCATGTGAGACAAAAGTTAAAGTTAAAGTTAGTGTTAGACACTTAATAATACAAAGGATATTTTAGGAAATGCTGAAGTTCCACTACCTAATCATTCAACTCAACACTTGCTCAATTATTTTCCTTGTATTTTCCATTCACCTTCCCTCATTCCCCAACTTTTCTTAAAAGTCTTTTGACAGTAATAATACATTCACTTTCTATGCCTATAAATACTGCTTTTTAACCAATCATATCCACATTTTCACTTCACTACTCAAAACaccattttcttttcttcttcttcttcttcttttgttcTCTCATCTCAAACTCTCTCAAGTGCCATGGCAACAAAAAAGAGCAAAGCCATAGGCATCGACCTTGGCACAACCTACAGTTGTATTGGAGTGTGGCAAAACAATCATGTTGAGATCATTCCAAACGACCAAGGAAACCGTATCACCCCTTCTTATGTTGCCTTCACTAACACAGAAAGATTAATAGGTGATGATGCTATAAACCAAATGGCCACAAATCCACAAAACACCGTGTTCGATGCCAAACGTTTGATTGGTCGTCGATTTTCTGATGAATTAGTTCAACAAGATATAAGGCTTTGGCCTTTTAAGGTTGTCCCTAACAACAAAGACAAACCAATGATTGTAATCACTTACAAAGGTGAAGAGAAACATATTTCACCTCAAGAGATATCTTCCATGGTTTTGTCTAAGTTGAAGGATGTTGCTGAAACTTATCTTGGTCATGAAGTGAAAGATGCTGTTATCACTGTTCCTGCTCACTTCAACAACTCACAGAGACAAGCTACAAAAGATGCAGGAAAAGTTGCTGGTTTTAATGTGATGAGGATCATCAATGAACCTACTGCAGCTGCTATTGCTTATGGTTTGGACAAGAAAAAGTGGAGAGAAGGTGAAAAGAATGTGCTTGTGTTTGATCTTGGTGGTGGAACTTTTGATGTTTCATTGGTGACAGTTGATGAAGGAATGTTCAAGGTTAAGGCTACACTAGGAGATACACATTTGGGTGGTGTTGATTTTGATAATAATTTGGTGAATCGTCTTGTGGGATTGTTTAAGAGAAAGTACAAGAAGGATTTGAACATCAGTGTGAATTCCAAAGCTTTGGGGAGGTTAAGGTCAGCATGTGAGAAAGCAAAGAGGTTACTTTCTTCAACTTCAGAGACAACCATTGAGCTTGATTCTCTTTGTGGAGGGATTGATCTACATGTCACTGTTACTAGAGCTTTGTTTGAGGAAATAAACAAGGACTTGTTCATAAAGTGCATGGAGACTGTGGAGAATTGTTTGGTTGAGGCAAAGATGAACAAAAACCAAGTTGATGAGTTTGTTCTTGTAGGAGGGTCTACTAGAATTCCAAAGATTCAACAACTATTGAAGGAAATGTTCAGAGTCAACGGAGAAGTCAAAGAGCCTTGCAAAAGCATTAATCCTGATGAAGCCGTGGCTTATGGTGCAGCAGTTCAAGCAGCAATATTGAATTTTGAAGGAGACAAGAAAATTGAAGACTTATTGTTGTTAGATGTTATGCCTTTTAGTCTTGGTATTGAAACTAAAGGTGGTGTTATGTCTGTTTTGATTCCAAAGAATACTATGATCCCTACAAAAAAGGAGAATGTTTTCTCTACAGCCTCTCGTAATCAAGATAGCGTTTCGATCAAAGTGTATGAAGGAGAACATGCTAAGACTGAGGATAACTTTTTTCTTGGAAAATTTGAGCTCTCAGGGTGTTCTTCATCACCTCGAGAGGTTCCAAATATCAATGTTTGTTttgatgttgatgttgatggTATTTTGGAGGTTACTGTTGAAGATGAGACAAAAGGGTTAAAAAAGAAGATGACTATCACCAATAAGGAGGGAAGATTGAGTCATGAAGAGATGAGGAGAATGATGAGGGAAGCAGAAAGGTATAAGGTAGAGGATGAGGATCTGAGGAAGAAGGTGAAGGCAAAGAATTTGTTTGAGAATTATGTTTATGAAATGAAGGAGAAAGTGAGGAAGTTTGAGAAAGTATTGGAGGAAACTATAGAATGGTTTGATAGAAACCAATTGGCTGAAGCTGATGAGTTTGAATTCAAGAAGCAGGAGTTGGAAAAGAATATGCAGTATCTCTAATTTTCATGCTATGCTATGTAGAAGTGTTTTAGAATAATTTTACACTTAAGAGTTTGAAGCAATGTAAAATAGTTTGAGCTTTGTTACTCAATTAGTGTTTATGAGATTCTGTCTACTTTATGGTTAATTTATGTACTGTATGTGAAATTACTTATGATATATGCAGTAAATGTTGGGTTtgttagacttttttttttaatcaaattagttttcaaataatttatcaaaaagGGTAAGTTGCTACTGCCATGACTTTAGTTTGTTCTTGTGCAACCGCAACCAACAATGTCCCATGAAATTTACCAGTCAAGAATGTTTCGACTGGAATAAGTGTTTTGCAAAATTTAAACCCTTCAATGCATGGCTTAAATGCTCAGAAGACGCGGTCAAATGACAAGTTTTCAGAGACTACCATCCATCTGTTATGTAAGGTGAAGTAAAATATTTGTCCCGTATCTGGTATAGTATCCGGGATAGCATTCATCCATCTAAGCAATAGATTGTATGACTCCTCCCAATCACTGAATGCTTTTGCCATGGTTTTCTATTTTACAATCCACCCCTTTCAATACGTTAAAGTTTAAGTCCTTATGCTGGGATTTATATGAACAATTGGAAGTACAATCTGTCAACAATATTGGAAGTATATTTAGCAGTCAAAAATTTGCCACGTAATTAATATGGTTACACTATACAAAAGTATTTGTAAATAGTTAAACTAAAATATGGTTTATATTTACCTCTTTATAGTAAAGAGTTGAACTACAATATTTATGAGTGTGGATAAAAAAGTCACATGAAGGTTGCATCACATTACTTTTGCATAGTCAGGGCCTCAGGTGTTGGAATATACTTTTGCAGAATAATATTCTGattcttattcttattagtAAGGCTGCATCACTTTTGTATAGTGTAGATAGCCTATTATCATGACAAATGAGAGATTCTTATTCACTGCTTGCAGCATGAAATATTGACAAGATAATGACATGGATCTTATTATCATCATGCTCATGTATGTTATGTGAAGTGACAAAGCAATGGCATGCGTTATTGCttacttaaatatatttttgtggatGTACTTACTCATTTTTGGTAATCTGTTTGAAAAATACATCTATTTAGTAATAAGCTTGAAAAAATACACcagtttggtaaaaaaaaaaaacagtttattGCTTTCTGATGATGTTTGTGCAATAAAATCAACTTATTACAGTCACAATGTATCCACCacaaaaaaatgtcttatgtgACTTTGATCACCAGTTACGAAAATTGAGTTGCATAGAAATACATATTTTAGAGATCGCTATCATAATATTAATGGCGAGAAATTAGCATGTGAAAATCATGTATGTTAGAGCATCAACTAGTAACATAAGAGAAATAGGAAATGTAAATCACAAACAATAAACTTGATCGTTTGGTTATGCAATTCGACAAAGTGTGACTATGTCTGCGACTATGGAGCAGTTGTATAGCTCTATATAATTACAAGAATGAATTAGGGTTTTCGCCTCACTCGCTACGCTCCCCCGCCGCCCCTTGCCCATGTGTCTATGAGCCATACTCAATAATGTAAAATCAGCTGATcaaatttaatacaaaataGATGTAGAAGTAAAAGAGACCTGATCAAACTGGCAATAGTAGCACGTGAAAGAAATACTTCACAAACACTTTTAAATTAAGACTATAACCATAATGATTAAATTATGCAAGTTTTTCAAGTAAATAGCTTTTGACAATGATGCTTATTTAAGTCTGCATGAGTGTGTTCCAGGATCATACTTTGGCCTACTGTCACACCGGCAGGAACATAGGCGTTGTGATTTCACGATGCATATTTGGACGTTTTGGAGGTGGCAAAACAAGAAATTTTGAGACGATATTGAGAAGCCGATGCAGCAGTCTGTCAGAGCTGCAGCCTGTAAGGGACTTGCTGTCCAACTGGTGTCATGTCAGAACTACTGCTAAAAATACACCAACTTCTGGTCGCGGGTCTGCTGCaagaaaatggaaaaaaccAGATGTGGGGGGTCGTTAAATGCAATGTATATGCAGTCCTTTTTCACCAACAAAATAGTTGTGGGACGAAAGAGGTGAATTCATCTGAGCAAAAACCTTGCACAAGGATCAACTCCTTTCTCCAAAAGAGGCGGAAGCTATGGCGCTTAAAGAAGCTTTAATTTGGTTACATGAAAAAGGATTCCAACGAGCTACCATCGAGTTGGATTGCAAAATCTATCCGGTGTTACCGAGTTTGCCACCATTTTACGCTTTGGTAATGCTTTCTTGAATATTAACCAAAACTCATTAACTTGGCAGGTGGTATGattttgaaatatgttttgcttatatttaactCATTAATTTGGTAATAGTTTCGGTTCACTTTTGATTCTAGTGATCTGTATGAATGTTGTTAGTTTTAAGTGATGAACATTACTATCTATATGTACATACAACTATTGAGTATTATATATAGGTTTAGTATAAGAAATATTTGAGTCTGATATTTATAAATGGGTTAATAGTGTTCTTTTTATTtcttgaatttatttttcttaaatgtGAAAAATAGAGACATACTTTGGGCTTGGTTTCACTGCTAAGGAATGCTATTTTAGTTGGTTACAATATAAACAATCAATGTTAATTCTTTTATGCAATTCCACCCTCATTATATGCAATTAAATCATTTTCTTATTCTATTTATCAGTATAGTtttatctttgttatttttaggCTTATGTGTATTTCCActcaaaaatcattttcaataatTTCACTTAATTAATTGTAACCGTAAGTAGTTGATTGCACTGCACGGTACACAATATCATCACAAAGTAATAAACCCAACATTTCTTGCATAGTATACCATTAAGCAATTTCACTTACAAGACTTAAATTAACCATAGACTAGAACAGATAATCTCATAGACATTAGACACTAGTTGAGTAATGAAGCTCAGCTATTTTACATTGCTTCAAACTCTCTAGATAATCTTTTACCTTGAATCATAATTAGAGAAACTGCATAATATTTTCCAATTCCTGCTTCTTGAATTCAAACTCATCAATTTCAGCCAATTGGTTTCTATCAAGCCATTCTATAGTTTCCGCCACTACCTTCTCAACCTTCTTCACTCTCTCCCTCATTTCATAAACATAATTCTCAAACAAGTTCTTTGCTTTCACCTTCTTCGCCGCCTTTTCATCCTCTACCTTATACCTCTCTTCATCCCTCACCATCCTCCTCATCTCTTCAGAACTCAATCTTCCCTCTTTGTTGATGATAGTAATCTTCTTTTTCAACCCTTTTGTCTTATCTTCAACAGTAACCTCCAAAATACCATCCACATCGACATCAAAACATACATTTATATTTGGAACATTTCTAGATAATGAAGAACACCCTGAGAGATCAAATT
Coding sequences within it:
- the LOC123894880 gene encoding heat shock 70 kDa protein-like, producing the protein MATKKSKAIGIDLGTTYSCIGVWQNNHVEIIPNDQGNRITPSYVAFTNTERLIGDDAINQMATNPQNTVFDAKRLIGRRFSDELVQQDIRLWPFKVVPNNKDKPMIVITYKGEEKHISPQEISSMVLSKLKDVAETYLGHEVKDAVITVPAHFNNSQRQATKDAGKVAGFNVMRIINEPTAAAIAYGLDKKKWREGEKNVLVFDLGGGTFDVSLVTVDEGMFKVKATLGDTHLGGVDFDNNLVNRLVGLFKRKYKKDLNISVNSKALGRLRSACEKAKRLLSSTSETTIELDSLCGGIDLHVTVTRALFEEINKDLFIKCMETVENCLVEAKMNKNQVDEFVLVGGSTRIPKIQQLLKEMFRVNGEVKEPCKSINPDEAVAYGAAVQAAILNFEGDKKIEDLLLLDVMPFSLGIETKGGVMSVLIPKNTMIPTKKENVFSTASRNQDSVSIKVYEGEHAKTEDNFFLGKFELSGCSSSPREVPNINVCFDVDVDGILEVTVEDETKGLKKKMTITNKEGRLSHEEMRRMMREAERYKVEDEDLRKKVKAKNLFENYVYEMKEKVRKFEKVLEETIEWFDRNQLAEADEFEFKKQELEKNMQYL